A genomic region of Lachnoclostridium edouardi contains the following coding sequences:
- a CDS encoding YodL domain-containing protein has product MSSYSQDFPFGIMDVVELLHLRVRRRQANSVYVDCPFCGDLRGKMNVNYVKNVWRCNYCDEHGGMLALYARYHHITNSDAYREICDALQTGETSWGYEEKGMSAAEAKETKVPAAAQTSRIDHGISEETEQSPRASTQEIHQTLSLLFEMLSLKPNHRAHLRSEKRGLTDEQIQECGFKSTPPFFLCRTLTERLIRQGCTVAGVPGFYMDEHGRWTVKFGSRTSGILIPAVGIDGLIRGAQILLDVPLKNPDDPPEKAGAKYIWLSSSTKYMGVTSGSPVHFIGNPFARTIYVTEGLLKADIAHFLMNRSFVAIAGANNAAQLEPLFALLAQNGTELIVEAHDMDKYNNEMTAKGSSKIYLYARQQGIDCRRLTWNPNYKGIDDWQLALRQKEHQKNTELKELSEEESSRQAFRIYQLELGEGVQTIPFAFLGIEALHKAGYEQPPADRYRLVCETEISYPKEYGETERLQYLKAYYQSLVPQDYRGRLLAPSDIVELYGKEGRRYFYVGAKDFEPVRFSPFLAKPLPQNETKIM; this is encoded by the coding sequence ATGTCATCCTATTCTCAGGATTTTCCCTTTGGAATCATGGATGTGGTGGAACTCCTTCATTTGAGAGTCCGGAGGAGGCAGGCGAACAGTGTGTATGTAGACTGTCCGTTCTGTGGAGACCTTCGGGGAAAAATGAATGTGAATTACGTGAAAAATGTCTGGAGATGTAACTATTGCGACGAGCATGGCGGTATGTTGGCTCTTTATGCAAGGTATCATCATATTACAAATTCAGACGCTTATCGGGAAATCTGTGATGCTCTGCAGACGGGAGAAACTTCCTGGGGATATGAGGAAAAAGGAATGTCTGCGGCTGAAGCGAAGGAAACGAAAGTTCCGGCTGCAGCGCAGACATCCAGGATAGATCATGGGATTTCAGAAGAAACAGAGCAGTCTCCAAGAGCCAGCACTCAGGAGATACACCAGACGCTGTCCCTGCTATTTGAAATGCTGTCTTTAAAGCCAAATCATCGGGCTCACCTCCGTTCAGAAAAGCGGGGACTGACCGATGAACAGATTCAGGAATGTGGGTTTAAAAGCACGCCTCCGTTTTTTCTTTGCAGGACGCTTACAGAGAGACTGATCCGGCAGGGATGTACGGTGGCGGGTGTGCCAGGCTTTTATATGGATGAGCATGGACGCTGGACCGTGAAATTTGGAAGCCGGACTTCCGGTATTCTGATTCCAGCGGTAGGAATTGACGGTCTGATTCGTGGAGCACAGATCCTTCTGGATGTTCCGTTGAAAAATCCAGATGATCCGCCGGAGAAAGCAGGAGCCAAATATATCTGGCTGTCATCCTCCACAAAGTATATGGGGGTAACATCCGGCAGTCCGGTCCATTTTATAGGAAATCCCTTTGCACGCACGATTTATGTGACGGAGGGACTTTTGAAAGCCGATATTGCTCATTTTCTGATGAACCGGTCTTTTGTTGCCATTGCCGGAGCCAATAATGCAGCCCAGTTGGAGCCTTTGTTTGCTTTGCTGGCGCAGAATGGTACGGAACTGATCGTGGAGGCTCATGATATGGATAAGTACAATAATGAGATGACGGCAAAGGGAAGCTCCAAGATCTATCTGTATGCAAGACAGCAAGGAATCGATTGCCGGCGGCTGACATGGAATCCCAATTATAAGGGGATTGATGACTGGCAGCTTGCACTCAGGCAGAAGGAACATCAGAAAAATACAGAGTTGAAGGAACTTTCAGAAGAGGAAAGCAGCAGACAGGCATTCCGGATCTATCAGCTGGAGCTTGGAGAGGGGGTGCAGACCATTCCCTTTGCATTTTTGGGAATTGAGGCGCTTCATAAGGCTGGGTATGAGCAGCCGCCGGCAGACAGGTATCGTCTTGTATGTGAGACGGAAATATCATATCCAAAGGAATATGGTGAGACAGAACGATTACAGTATCTGAAGGCATATTACCAGAGTCTGGTTCCACAAGATTATCGGGGACGCCTACTGGCACCTTCCGATATTGTGGAGCTATATGGGAAAGAAGGACGCAGGTATTTTTATGTGGGTGCGAAGGACTTTGAACCAGTGCGGTTTTCTCCGTTTCTGGCCAAACCGCTGCCGCAGAATGAAACCAAAATAATGTAG
- a CDS encoding Cas9 inhibitor AcrIIA9 family protein produces the protein MMGDLSDKNSLNTAFMVCDEENPFERDMQDMERDSEDAFFEDDEEEEMIQEVVEEQKEKDCDPDEARKRAEHEKAEEKRRLEWEAKQQEKRNAEKEQLARIETMSDEELVAASAERIGKDTEKLTRRNMKECVSEYIQTLCFEDVAFARLTMQPKKNMVRCFQYINRKAYEYVQDEMKANGMKNGGGMQCYASDIPDDLCYHWAEEYFRTADVKEDEEKEESFIPRPYKGASGAKTNTKKPAKKKAEQKKEKKTEGNSGQMSFLNQLSLPGIEKMEEKAG, from the coding sequence ATGATGGGAGACTTATCAGATAAGAATAGTTTGAATACCGCTTTTATGGTGTGTGACGAGGAAAATCCGTTTGAAAGAGATATGCAGGATATGGAACGGGATTCAGAAGATGCTTTTTTTGAGGATGATGAAGAGGAGGAGATGATTCAGGAAGTTGTGGAAGAACAGAAGGAGAAAGACTGCGATCCAGATGAGGCTAGGAAACGGGCAGAGCATGAGAAAGCTGAAGAAAAGCGGCGTCTGGAGTGGGAAGCAAAGCAACAGGAAAAACGTAATGCCGAAAAAGAACAGCTTGCACGTATTGAGACTATGAGCGATGAAGAATTGGTGGCTGCTTCAGCAGAACGGATTGGAAAGGATACGGAAAAGCTGACACGCCGTAATATGAAGGAGTGTGTTTCCGAATATATCCAGACCTTATGTTTTGAAGATGTGGCGTTTGCACGGCTGACAATGCAGCCGAAAAAGAACATGGTACGCTGTTTCCAGTACATTAACCGGAAAGCCTATGAGTATGTGCAGGATGAGATGAAAGCGAATGGTATGAAAAATGGAGGAGGCATGCAGTGCTATGCCAGCGATATTCCTGATGATCTTTGTTATCACTGGGCGGAAGAATATTTCCGGACAGCAGATGTGAAGGAAGATGAGGAAAAAGAGGAATCATTTATTCCAAGACCATATAAAGGCGCTTCGGGGGCAAAAACCAATACGAAAAAGCCGGCTAAGAAAAAAGCGGAACAGAAGAAAGAGAAAAAAACAGAGGGTAACAGCGGGCAGATGTCGTTCCTGAACCAGTTATCTTTGCCAGGTATAGAGAAAATGGAGGAGAAAGCGGGATGA
- a CDS encoding PcfJ domain-containing protein, with amino-acid sequence MWQESYEADLCGHVYCNNLGRALPGTPWQYCPVQLFYERFHRPMELIPFLAGYLRHPRMEHLVKMGFYALVTEMVYGYSHQNFLDETQNRTHRILKVAAEDIPYLRDIDVSEQLLRMFQEYYRLNLKDRHRLLDWQIKNKVQRDVLSILAYMTVHKMIRYLDEQNSFLCVRKTQHGTLRYKNMQEVVSEYRDYLDMCQKQKYDMRNSFVLYPRDLQKAHDKVAHRIKLKADAKLRKDFKIAYQRIMKQLDFEWNSMKIVYPSSLEEIIAEGHALHHCVGSYVDRVAKKECIILFLRLCEEITKPFYTIEVRNQKVIQVRGMKNDNATPEVQKFMDQWTSRVLQAPVVSKAA; translated from the coding sequence ATGTGGCAGGAAAGCTATGAGGCGGATCTCTGTGGTCATGTGTACTGCAATAATTTAGGGCGGGCTTTACCAGGAACGCCCTGGCAGTATTGTCCTGTTCAGCTGTTTTATGAGAGGTTTCATCGACCTATGGAACTGATACCATTTCTTGCAGGATATCTGAGACACCCAAGAATGGAACATTTGGTAAAAATGGGCTTTTATGCCTTGGTGACAGAGATGGTTTACGGTTACAGCCATCAAAATTTTTTGGATGAAACTCAAAACCGAACCCATCGGATTTTGAAGGTAGCAGCAGAAGATATTCCTTATCTTAGGGATATAGATGTATCAGAGCAGCTTCTTCGGATGTTTCAGGAGTATTATCGTTTGAATCTGAAAGACAGACATAGGTTACTGGACTGGCAGATAAAAAATAAAGTACAGAGGGATGTTCTTAGCATCCTTGCTTATATGACTGTTCATAAAATGATAAGGTATCTGGATGAGCAGAATTCTTTCCTGTGTGTACGAAAAACACAGCATGGTACTCTCAGGTATAAAAATATGCAGGAGGTTGTAAGCGAGTACAGAGATTATCTGGATATGTGTCAGAAGCAGAAGTACGACATGAGAAACAGCTTTGTACTCTATCCGAGGGATCTTCAAAAGGCCCATGATAAGGTAGCGCATAGGATCAAGCTGAAAGCAGATGCAAAGCTGCGAAAGGATTTTAAAATTGCATACCAGCGCATTATGAAACAGCTTGATTTTGAATGGAATAGTATGAAGATAGTGTATCCATCTTCACTGGAGGAAATCATTGCAGAGGGACACGCTCTTCATCATTGTGTAGGCAGCTATGTGGATCGTGTGGCAAAGAAGGAATGCATCATCTTATTTTTGAGGTTATGTGAGGAGATAACAAAACCTTTTTATACCATAGAGGTGAGAAATCAGAAAGTAATACAGGTGCGAGGAATGAAAAATGATAACGCGACACCGGAGGTACAGAAATTTATGGATCAATGGACAAGCAGGGTTCTTCAGGCACCTGTAGTATCGAAAGCAGCATAA